CGCTGAGCTATCTTGCGGATGTGGACACTGTCCTGCCCGAGGATGCGGCGATCTATGCCGCCCCGCTGAGCCACGGTGCGGGGCTCTACAACTTCATGCATGTGCGAGCGGGGGCCCGGCACGTCTGCCCCGCTTCGGGTGGTTTCGACAGTGCCGAGATACTGACGCTGGCGGCCCATCACGGATCGGCCCATATGTTTGCGGCGCCCACCATGGTCAAGCGGCTGACCGATCACGCGGTGCGGGCGGGCGCATCCGGCGCGGGGCTGCGCACCATCGTCTATGCGGGGGCGCCGATGTATGTCGCGGACATCATTTCGGCAGTGGATCATTTCGGGCCGAAGTTCGTCCAGATCTACGGGCAGGGGGAATGCCCGATGGCGATCACCGCGCTGTCACGTGAGGATATCGCGGACCGCAGCCAGCCCGGCTGGAAAGAGCGTCTGGGCTCGGTCGGGCGGGCACAGTCCTGCGTCGAGGTTCGCGTGGCCGATGCCGACGGAAGGCCGCTGGCGTTGGGTGAAAGCGGTGAAGTGATGGTGCGCGGCGCGCCCGTGATGCCGGGATACTGGCGCAACCCGCAAGCGACCACAAAGACCCTGCGCGACGGCTGGTTGCTTTCGGGCGATATCGGGCGGCTGGATGCGGCGGGGTATCTGACGCTTCAGGACCGCTCCAAGGACGTGATCATCACCGGCGGATCAAACGTCTATCCGCGCGAGGTGGAGGAAGTACTGCTTCAGCATCCCGACGTCGCGGAGGCCGCCGTGCTGGGCGCTCCTCACCCCGACTGGGGAGAGGAGGTCGTGGCCTGTATCGTAGGCGGAGCGCGGCCAGAAGAGCTGGACGCGCTTTGTCTTGCGCAGATCGCACGGTTCAAGCGGCCGAAGCGCTATGTGCACCTCGCCGAATTGCCCAAGAACAACTACGGCAAGGTGCTGAAAACCGCGCTGCGCGATCGCCCCGACGTCAGTGGCGCGGATCAGGAGGTGGGCTGAAAGGCACCGCAGGCCAGACGCGCGCCGGTCGTACCACCGGGCTGCGTGAAGTGATCGTCACCGCTGGCGTGGATCATCAGCGAGGCACCGTCGCTGTCGAGCATCCCGTCGGGTGTTTCGGACAGCGCGACACGGGCGGTGAACGCCTGCATTTCGCCCTTTCCGTCAGCGCCGACGTAGAGGTTTGGCAAATCCCCCGCGTGCGGTCCCTCGGGATGCAGCAGGCCATGGGTGCTGTCGCTGTCGCCGATATGCCCGCCGGCGGATTTGAATTCGGTCGCGGGATCACACTCGGCAACAGCGTGCAGATGCACACCCTTGGCACCCGGCTCCAGCCCTTCGACGGAGAGATGGACAACGACACCGTCGGTGCCCGGCGTCAGGGTTGCGGTGCCGACAATCGTGCCATCCAGCGTGCGCATTTCGGCGGTGGCGGCGGGCGTCGGCGCGCTTACGTGGCTATCGGCATGGGCCATTCCGGCGCCGAGGGCGGCGGAGGCGAGAAGGGCGGCGATGGTGCGTGTCATGTCATTCTCCTTGAATTGCCGCGCTGTGCGCGCGGGATCAAGGGACCAACGCCTGCCGGGCAGGATCGATCGGCGGCTGCGACATTCTGTCCGGTAGGGGCGCGAAGATGGCACGCCGAAGGCGCCGCCGCGAGCGGCAGCGCCCGTGCAGTGCGGCTGGCGCCGCCCTGTCAGATCGCGAGGTATTCCGCGCGCAGCTTCTCGTTGTTGAGCACTTCCTCGGCGGAGCCGTCGTAGACCACGCCGCCGGTGTCCAAAATCACCGCGCGGTCGGCCAGTTTCAGCGCCCGCACCGCGTTCTGTTCGACAAGGATCGTGGTGATCCCCTGCGCCTTGATCACGCCGAGCGTCTTTTCGATCTCATCCACGATCACCGGGGCCAGACCTTCGTAGGGTTCATCCAGCAGCAACACCTTGATGTCGCGACACAGGGCGCGCGCGATGGCAAGCATCTGCTGTTCGCCGCCCGAGAGGGTCACGCCCTCCTGGTTCTTGCGTTCGCCGAGGCGCGGGAAGAGCTCATAGACACGCTCGATCGACCAGCCGATCGGTGGTGCGATCT
Above is a genomic segment from Sulfitobacter sp. HNIBRBA3233 containing:
- a CDS encoding ABC transporter ATP-binding protein, whose amino-acid sequence is MTTETKPNSANHASSAPAFLSVWDIHAYYGESYIVQGVSFNVHEGEILALLGRNGAGKTSTLRTIAQIGNPELRKGEVWLDHQPLHKMASHEAAAAGLALVPEDRRIIAGLTVEENLKLAQIAPPIGWSIERVYELFPRLGERKNQEGVTLSGGEQQMLAIARALCRDIKVLLLDEPYEGLAPVIVDEIEKTLGVIKAQGITTILVEQNAVRALKLADRAVILDTGGVVYDGSAEEVLNNEKLRAEYLAI
- a CDS encoding class I adenylate-forming enzyme family protein encodes the protein MNIAHWLARRAALEPRREALFLGTAPVADYGTFDARARRVAEALHARGVAAGDRVALFMDNHPDWLVGFYGILYAGAAAVPVNAKLHGREARFILDDSEARLCLSDPAHAEALHDAGVGVPVEQVGTLEAQGSGAGVALPRDRSGGDLAWLFYTSGTTGTPKGVQITHGMLGAMALSYLADVDTVLPEDAAIYAAPLSHGAGLYNFMHVRAGARHVCPASGGFDSAEILTLAAHHGSAHMFAAPTMVKRLTDHAVRAGASGAGLRTIVYAGAPMYVADIISAVDHFGPKFVQIYGQGECPMAITALSREDIADRSQPGWKERLGSVGRAQSCVEVRVADADGRPLALGESGEVMVRGAPVMPGYWRNPQATTKTLRDGWLLSGDIGRLDAAGYLTLQDRSKDVIITGGSNVYPREVEEVLLQHPDVAEAAVLGAPHPDWGEEVVACIVGGARPEELDALCLAQIARFKRPKRYVHLAELPKNNYGKVLKTALRDRPDVSGADQEVG
- a CDS encoding superoxide dismutase family protein translates to MTRTIAALLASAALGAGMAHADSHVSAPTPAATAEMRTLDGTIVGTATLTPGTDGVVVHLSVEGLEPGAKGVHLHAVAECDPATEFKSAGGHIGDSDSTHGLLHPEGPHAGDLPNLYVGADGKGEMQAFTARVALSETPDGMLDSDGASLMIHASGDDHFTQPGGTTGARLACGAFQPTS